The following are from one region of the Phyllostomus discolor isolate MPI-MPIP mPhyDis1 chromosome 9, mPhyDis1.pri.v3, whole genome shotgun sequence genome:
- the CST7 gene encoding cystatin-F isoform X1: MQPAWALLAFCSLVLSTTVDLSPDFCSQTFNSDLKPGFPQTIKTNDPGVLKAARHGVERFNNCTNDIFLFKESHVTRALVQIVKGLKYMLDMEIGRTTCKKTKQPSLDNCDFQTNHTLKLTESSNGNVLGSQSLKDPSHPITSGPDYSMAPGLGRKPRDLSFCLNSYSNEQKD, from the exons ATGCAGCCTGCCTGGGCGCTGCTTGCCTTCTGCAGTCTCGTCTTGAGCACCACCGTGGACCTGTCCCCAG atttttgttCTCAGACCTTTAACTCAGATCTGAAGCCAGGATTTCCCCAAACAATCAAGACCAATGACCCAGGAGTCCTCAAAGCAGCCAGACACGGTGTTGAAAGGTTCAACAACTGCACAAATGATATCTTCTTGTTCAAGGAGTCTCATGTCACCAGAGCTCTGGTCCAG ATAGTGAAAGGCCTGAAATACATGCTGGATATGGAAATCGGCAGAACTACTTGCAAGAAGACCAAGCAGCCCAGTCTGGACAACTGTGACTTCCAAACCAACCACACCTTAAAGCTG ACTGAGTCCTCCAATGGGAATGTTTTGGGTTCTCAATCCCTGAAGGACCCCTCCCACCCAATTACCAGTGGCCCTGATTATTCCATGGCCCCAGGTCTCGGAAGAAAGCCCAGAGATCTGTCCTTTTGTTTGAACAGttacagcaatgaacaaaaggACTAA
- the CST7 gene encoding cystatin-F isoform X2, protein MQPAWALLAFCSLVLSTTVDLSPDFCSQTFNSDLKPGFPQTIKTNDPGVLKAARHGVERFNNCTNDIFLFKESHVTRALVQIVKGLKYMLDMEIGRTTCKKTKQPSLDNCDFQTNHTLKLTLCCYSEVWVIPWLQKFKVPILHCH, encoded by the exons ATGCAGCCTGCCTGGGCGCTGCTTGCCTTCTGCAGTCTCGTCTTGAGCACCACCGTGGACCTGTCCCCAG atttttgttCTCAGACCTTTAACTCAGATCTGAAGCCAGGATTTCCCCAAACAATCAAGACCAATGACCCAGGAGTCCTCAAAGCAGCCAGACACGGTGTTGAAAGGTTCAACAACTGCACAAATGATATCTTCTTGTTCAAGGAGTCTCATGTCACCAGAGCTCTGGTCCAG ATAGTGAAAGGCCTGAAATACATGCTGGATATGGAAATCGGCAGAACTACTTGCAAGAAGACCAAGCAGCCCAGTCTGGACAACTGTGACTTCCAAACCAACCACACCTTAAAGCTG ACTCTCTGTTGCTACTCTGAAGTCTGGGTCATCCCCTGGCTCCAGAAGTTCAAAGTACCCATTCTCCATTGTCACTGA